Proteins co-encoded in one Hypanus sabinus isolate sHypSab1 chromosome 6, sHypSab1.hap1, whole genome shotgun sequence genomic window:
- the LOC132395540 gene encoding uncharacterized protein LOC132395540 isoform X3: MGPMMKGHSTLGSFEDPDLELHADFSSLQERDPLSGGSHDWLSFDILRRRPRRLARLQGFGISWLWRIEENEETHFPANAGRPAECLQHSQFLFVVPLLFLLPICYSYHKQIRI; this comes from the exons ggttcttttgaagaccctgacctggagttacatgctgacttcagttctttgcaggaacgAGACCCGCTCTCGGGggggtctcacgactggctgTCATTCGATATACTAAGGAGGCGTCCGAGAAGACTAGCACGCCTTCAGGGTTttgggatttcgtggctctggag GATAGAAGAGAATGAGGAAACACATTTCCCAGCAA atgctggcagacctgctgagtgtttacaACATTCTCAATTTTTGTTTGTAGTTCCGttgttatttcttcttccaatctGCTATTCATATCACAAACAAATTCGCATATGA
- the LOC132395540 gene encoding uncharacterized protein LOC132395540 isoform X2: protein MGPMMKGHSTLGSFEDPDLELHADFSSLQERDPLSGGSHDWLSFDILRRRPRRLARLQGFGISWLWSSVVISSSNLLFISQTNSHMMPDKLLIIGETELLKILLCSLTIGSELDMITPKLLRSLHCLITQTRHSLV from the exons ggttcttttgaagaccctgacctggagttacatgctgacttcagttctttgcaggaacgAGACCCGCTCTCGGGggggtctcacgactggctgTCATTCGATATACTAAGGAGGCGTCCGAGAAGACTAGCACGCCTTCAGGGTTttgggatttcgtggctctggag TTCCGttgttatttcttcttccaatctGCTATTCATATCACAAACAAATTCGCATATGATGCCTGACAAGCTGTTGATCATTGGAGAGACA GAACTACTGaaaattctcctgtgctcattaACCATTGGCTCAGAGTTGGATATGATTACTCCAAAACTGCTTCGTTCTCTGCACTGTCTCATCACTCAAACCAGACACAGCCTGGTCTGA